Genomic segment of Brachyhypopomus gauderio isolate BG-103 chromosome 10, BGAUD_0.2, whole genome shotgun sequence:
GCATTTGATCAacaaagagggagggagaagtaaACAAAGGCAAGTTTCCCTTTAGACCCACCCTCACAGACCCACCCTCACAGATCTAGTGTGAGATTCTCACGTCTCCCTCTCAGACGTCTGTGTGTTCAAGCACAGGAACAAAAGTGCCTGAAGATGCCAACTGGATGATAGCAGACAGAGGACTATTTGCAATCTCTCTTTCATAACTCTGCATAGATCATCAGTTCTGAGCAGCAGGCTTTGATGGGGTGGGTGGGCATATGATAGTACATGTCCATTATTATCCCTAAACTGGGTCAGCTGCAGATGTGGGGTCTAGCACAGGGAAACCTCTCTACATCCTAATGGGAGCCCACcttcgtttaaaaaaaaagagagaaagaaagagcttAAACACAGTGACGGAGTAAACCAGTCCTAACCATCAACACTTTAAAACGTATGTGTATTTCACATCATTCATTGAGATGCATCAACGATAAGGCAGAAGCtgctcctctctcctttctctcgtTCTAAATTTTGAAATACACCAGTCACCCGTGGGCCGATAAAACCTCACAGAGGTCAACATCAGTGATCACCGTTACTAACGGCGACCGCCTCCGGGACGGCTGTGGTTGCTGGAATGCGTGGCATCTTCTTCACAGGGCTGGGGATGTtctagaggaggagagaaacgCAGGTGTGGTCAGAAACATCATGGGCAGCTCGGGCAGCTTGGCTTCAGGGAGGCACACGGTGCAGCCGTCTACAGCAAAGACGCGTTCTGCTCCGTCTTACCTCGCTGGTGGTCACAGGGTGGGGCAGCGCTGCCCCCAGGGGCCCGTGCTCATCCGGGGAGCGTCTGGCGTAATACCTGCGGTGCTTCTCGTCCACGCGGGTCAGGTACCATGTTCCTGGGAACAGTTCATCGACTGAACCCTGGGGGATGTAGTTCGCTGTTGGAGAGAAGATGCTGGCGTCAAAAACGCAAACATGGCTGATTTCAGTATCTCTAATCTAcacttttagaaaaaaaaaaacccagaatgCACTCCAGGGGAGAGCTGGAAGGAGAGCGCATGTGCCAGGTAAGAGGAGGTCCCTGAGGCATACCCAAGTGATGCGTCTCCTCTCTGAGCTTCATGTTCTCGGCAAATACAGCAGGAGGAACCCTCTTCCTGGTGTCCAGTTGGACCTGCAGGTCCGACAGGCTGGAAACAAGTTTATCCAGCATGGAGCCTGAAAAAGCACACGCGTGATGAATCACCCTAAATCGAGTGGTCAAGTTGCGTGTTGTGTTGTGCGCACGTGTCTGTTGGCTGACCGGGCGTTGCGTCCTGCGTAACTCGGAGGGAGTAGAGCGTGGCGGCGAAGCCCGAGCCGTACGAGAACACGCCGATCCTCTGGGCCGCCAGCTGCTGAGGTGTGTGTCTGCGCAAAGGAGTTTACACGTGAGTGACTGTGCAGTGCGAACTCTCCCACAGACAGCGGGAGGCCGGGCAGGCCTGAGAAGATGGTGCACCGGTACATACTGTGCTAGAACTGAAGCCAGGCAGCCATACACAGACGGGGTGTACATGTTGCCGTTCTGGTTGGAGATGAGGAGGGAGGCCTTGGTTTTCTGCTCAAACATCTCCGCGCTGGCTTTCATGAAGGCCTTCTCCACATTGCGGTCGAAATACGTGTCTTCGATTTTCACATCCCTTCACAGAAGAACAGGAGTGAAATCCACTGAAGTACAAATGGCAGACCCAAAAGTAACAATGGCCATGTGTAAATAATTCACATTACTGGTAACTGGTCTTTTTGTTACTGCACTACGACTACACAAAACTGGCCTGTAGCTGTAGATGCTGAAGTATCTGGCCTGCATGTGAACTTCTAACCTTTATGGCAGGTTTTACCTTTATGGTAAAGGATGGTCTTCAATGTGCAAACTGTTCTTAAACGCTTACAATCTGCTTCATCTCGCATGTTTCACACATTAATAGATTGCCACTGACCTGAATGCTTCTAAGCCACTGAAAGGACCACTCTCCATGTTGGGGTTGGTGTGAGACAGGAAGTCATTGAGTAGGAGGCGGGCCAAAGACTTCTGAACCAGTTTACAATAGGGAGAGTGGAAGACCATGAAGCCAATGTCGCTCAGACAGAATCGCCTCTCGAGGCCCTCTGAAATGATCAGACAAACACTTGTGGCTGAACCATGACAACACGGTGCATGTAAATCATGTATAAAAAAATAAGGTGTGCACAACGGCAGTTATCTTAGAGAAGCTGAGCGAGATGTTGTGGACGCGTGGTCAAGGCACGTTTGGAGTGTTGACCAACCACACATAAAACAGCTCATGTCATGTCAAGCGTGTCATACTACATACCTCTCTGCCACTGGGCTTGGATCTTATTGCGGTAGACCGAGTAGCATCTGTCTAATGCGCTGAGGTAGCACTGGATGGAGAGCTTGCCGTCCACCACAGGGTACTCAGACACCATGTCAGGTTTGTAAAAGTCATAAGCATGTTGCATGTGGGTCCCTCGTAGACCTACCAAGAAACAACATTAAAGAGAACATTAAAAAATGTTCTTTGTACTGGAAAGTATTTGGGCACAGAAATAACCAGGTGAGCATAATGTCAGAAGCTGACGATGGAACTCATTGTGGTTATTTAATAATTTTGTGACAATCAACTCAACACACTGTGCCAGACTTTTAAACTGAAATTGGTTTCGTCGCATGTTATCAGTTtggacacacaaaacaaagttaAGCACAGCAATGTGCCGACTTTGACCTCAGCTGTTTTGTAAGCTTTTCTAGGAAAAGCAGTGATGCAAATGTGCCAAAGTTCATGAGGGCTGATGGTGAACAGGGCCACATACCTCTCTCAAACGTCAGAGGAGCGTTGGGGCCCACCAGCATGGCCACCGCCCCCGCCCCTCCCGTCGGCCTAGCGCTGCCTGTGGCATACACGGCGATGTCTCCTGCCACGACCAGAGCGTAGCGGCCTGCCACACGCAAACATTGAAAAACGGCACTTACAATAGGAACAACAAATAAGATCACCTGACTATTTAATTATTCCcacagaagaaagaaaaaaatggacTGTCACAGTGCAAGCTTAGGTTTTGGGAAATGAGCTATGTAGTTCATAATGTCATGTGGAGCACAGATGCAACCCGGGGCTGTGCATTCATTAATTACTCGACTAGAAGGGATGACTGGAGGTTGCTTACCATCCCAGGAGCTGGACTCCACCCAGTTGACGGCGTTAAAAAGTGCAGCGGTGCCTCCATAGCACGCATTAGTGGTGTCGATGCCCTCTACGTCAGTGTTTCCTGACTCCTCAAAGAGCTGCATTAGTACCGTCTTAACAGACTTCGACTTGTCGATGATGGTTTCTGTGCCGACCTCTAGTCTTCCGACGCTGTTGTGCGACAGGTGGTTCCTCTCCATAAGCCGCTGCACCACAGTCAGGCAGAGAGAATTTATGTCTTCCCGGTCTGAGCAAAAGCCCATCCGCGCCTGGCCGAGACCGACTGTGTATTTTCCCGCTCCGACACCATCAAACTCCTCCAGTTCTGCCTGGTCTACATACTGGGATGGAATGTAGACCTCCATAGCAATGATGCCCACATCTTTGGGCCAAGTTGCCACGTAGTTTGCAGGAAGAGATCCAGGCATAGTGAATGGACTGTGAAAGAAAAATGCACAGAACTAGAATGATTATCTATTTGGAAATGGCGAAATAACAGCACCAGACAAGTCAACAACCTCTCGAAGTATCAAAGTACCCTACTCCATTCATAACCTTTGGAGAAAAAAAAGTCGTGTCCAAGCGTGCAATACAGGTAAATCTTCAACGACGGGATTAAAGGTTTAGGTAGTGGTGTAAAGGTCACAAAGCTGGAATGCAATGAACCTTTACCTAGTTACACTGGTCTGATCAATAAGACCAAATCAGTACAGTATGTTTAAATTCCTCCTCGGCTTACATCATGAATTATGGGGAAaactataaacatttatgttttGGAAGTAAACTGTAGTTTACTTGTTTTTGCTATAATTTTAAAAGAAGTAAAACGAATTTAATATTGCAGCTGGAAGTTACCTCGCATCACCAGTATCACGAaaatactatacatatacataatatatatattatcaaACGATATTTTCGACTCTTTCTACAAAGCCAATTCATCAGCTCTTGCTACAATCTCATAGGACTTATATCTAGTTAAATGTTCCTTATTAACTAAAATACCTAGTTAGCTGGCACACATTGGAATAGCACCACCAACATTAGGTGAGGGGTAAGTGTCGCCTGGCTGACAGGCCGAGGGACCGTCTGACCCAGGGACGGTCTCTGGTCTGACCAAGTTTGTCCCTGACCTTACGGTGTCAGCCACGTAGCTAACGCTAGATAACCGAACAACACGGGTCTGTTAAAACGTTCAAAACCGTGTTAGTCATCGAGGATTTGTAGATGACCATGTTTGCAAATGAACCGGGAGTAATGACACCGGCTAGCTCCAGAACAAGACAACCGTGTTATTCTAGCAAGTGCGTCAGTTAGCCAGATAGCGCCATAGTTGGTCCACCAGCCACCGGCTCACACGTCCTCACAATTCACAATCTAACTTTTTACTCCGACGAGAGAACGACTTTTCTAAGAGTCCCCCCACAACCTTGTGTTCTCTTACCTTAGAATCATATAGTAGAAACTATCTGAATGTCAAGAAGAGAGTTGCTGCCACTTCCCAGAGAACATAaggtcagtttttttttcatgtgaCGGGTGTAGTCGGACAACGTAAAGCGACGGACCGACTTCCGGTTCAGCGCGCTGGAGATCCGCTACAGGGCAACGCCTACATATTAGTCTGATTAGTCTAATATTAGTTAATATTAGTCTGTGAATGAGACCCCTAATATGCGTTTTACCCTTTTTGGCAAATACAATATTATTGAGTTATT
This window contains:
- the hmgcs1 gene encoding hydroxymethylglutaryl-CoA synthase, cytoplasmic isoform X1; the encoded protein is MILSPFTMPGSLPANYVATWPKDVGIIAMEVYIPSQYVDQAELEEFDGVGAGKYTVGLGQARMGFCSDREDINSLCLTVVQRLMERNHLSHNSVGRLEVGTETIIDKSKSVKTVLMQLFEESGNTDVEGIDTTNACYGGTAALFNAVNWVESSSWDGRYALVVAGDIAVYATGSARPTGGAGAVAMLVGPNAPLTFERGLRGTHMQHAYDFYKPDMVSEYPVVDGKLSIQCYLSALDRCYSVYRNKIQAQWQREGLERRFCLSDIGFMVFHSPYCKLVQKSLARLLLNDFLSHTNPNMESGPFSGLEAFRDVKIEDTYFDRNVEKAFMKASAEMFEQKTKASLLISNQNGNMYTPSVYGCLASVLAQHTPQQLAAQRIGVFSYGSGFAATLYSLRVTQDATPGSMLDKLVSSLSDLQVQLDTRKRVPPAVFAENMKLREETHHLANYIPQGSVDELFPGTWYLTRVDEKHRRYYARRSPDEHGPLGAALPHPVTTSENIPSPVKKMPRIPATTAVPEAVAVSNGDH
- the hmgcs1 gene encoding hydroxymethylglutaryl-CoA synthase, cytoplasmic isoform X2, producing MPGSLPANYVATWPKDVGIIAMEVYIPSQYVDQAELEEFDGVGAGKYTVGLGQARMGFCSDREDINSLCLTVVQRLMERNHLSHNSVGRLEVGTETIIDKSKSVKTVLMQLFEESGNTDVEGIDTTNACYGGTAALFNAVNWVESSSWDGRYALVVAGDIAVYATGSARPTGGAGAVAMLVGPNAPLTFERGLRGTHMQHAYDFYKPDMVSEYPVVDGKLSIQCYLSALDRCYSVYRNKIQAQWQREGLERRFCLSDIGFMVFHSPYCKLVQKSLARLLLNDFLSHTNPNMESGPFSGLEAFRDVKIEDTYFDRNVEKAFMKASAEMFEQKTKASLLISNQNGNMYTPSVYGCLASVLAQHTPQQLAAQRIGVFSYGSGFAATLYSLRVTQDATPGSMLDKLVSSLSDLQVQLDTRKRVPPAVFAENMKLREETHHLANYIPQGSVDELFPGTWYLTRVDEKHRRYYARRSPDEHGPLGAALPHPVTTSENIPSPVKKMPRIPATTAVPEAVAVSNGDH